CTACTTTATTTAATTAACCTAGTGGTTGACTTACATTAAGTTTGATCATAATGTTACTTAAATTTTCATCATTATGCTTGTCGAACATTTGAGGTTCATGAATTTCTCTTAATGATCAGAGGCCAACTGATAGAGATAAGATATTGATCTTTAACGTAAATCTAACTCATAAGCCATCGGCAACAAGTATACTTGTGCTAGCTTAATGTTTTAGTACTTCATTAATTTATCATTGAATGGTTGCTTTCCTTTGCTTATGATTAATTGTTGCCTATCGATGGAGCAGCTAACATGGATCCATATGCTGTCCTAACTTGCCGAACTCAGGAAAAGAAAAGCGGTGTTGCTTCAGGTAAACTTCCTTACCATCTAGTAGTATTTCGTGATCTATTTTTCGATTTGACGTGATTGCGGATTCTGTATGAGAATGTAaaacatctaaacaaagttgcAAACGTGCATATGAATTCAACACATTTGGCCTTCATGCGATCAATCTCGTGTAAAACACTCCCGAGTAATTTTAATATTCACCACTCTAACTCTCTAATTACAATGAACTCAAGGTTGGATTCGTTTTTCATATTTGAAGGTCATGGGTTATATCTCTGTCCCATTTTTAATGATGCAGGGCGAGGATCTGAACCAGAATGGAACCAAAGCTTTATCTTTACTATTTCAGAAGGTTCATCTGAGCTGCTTATCAAACTATGGGACAATGATACTggtaggaaggatgatgttatcggaGTAGCAACGTAAGTACTATCCATTACATGTACAGTAAATTATCAGTGTAAATGCTTTTAAAcataaaatttcttgaatcaaattcTAATTAAGATTTCCATCAATTATCTAtaactatcaaaaacaaactttTGAAAGTGATTAGTGAAGAGATATCTACAGCGCTGAAATGCAGGGAAATATGACAGTTTGTATGCCCCATGCAGCATTCCTCTAGAACCGGTGTTTGAGGGAGGAAGTGTACCAGAAGGTATTTACAATGTGGTGAAGGATGAGGAGTATTGTGGGGAGATTAAAGTTAGCCTTTTATTCAGTCCTGATGAGGAGGTTCTCTTTctgcctctctctctctcacacacacacacaaagcCATAGTTTTTCGGCATGGCAGAGTCCAGAGTCAACTACTTTCCTATCACAAGATTAAAATGCCTGTTTTCTCTTTTACTTTTCAGTTGCGTAGTGCAAAGTGCTTATAAGTTGTTTATTCTCTATTTGTTATTGCAGAGCAGGGGTGAAGATGAAGAGAACTAAGGAGGCTGGAATTCGTCTCGATAGAGAAAGAGTCCGCCCATATATTGGAATATTGGATTGGATTGTTTGACGACATTGTGTGTGCATTTTCTTGTCCAAAAAGACTAGATTGTTTGATGATACTGCCTGCATTCTGTTTGCTAAATTGCCAGAAAGGTTAAACAATCCTTTATATGAAAAGCTATTGATGCTGCTTCTTTTTTCCTAAATTTAGTTATATGAAATGTTTTCAGTAACAACTGATGCAGTCTTTTTCGATCATTTAAATGCCGCTTCTTTTTTCCTAAGTAGCTCGCATTTCCCAACATAGAGTGAGGGAACTTTCAACCTTTTGAATCCCCTATTATGCTCCCGTCTCCTAGTTCTGCTTTTTCTCGCTAATGTTATCTTCatgttctctttatttatttagTTTGTCAATGAATTTTTGAGTTCATGAGTCGTTTATATATCTCATCTGGCACGAAAGGATGAGCTGGCTATGTGATTAAAGACCCGTTGATCTTTGAATTCTTTTGAAATGTTATCATTCAGATATCAATTAACTCATGTATCACGAGCATCCAGAAACCACAGTGCTAGGCAGAAAAATGCCAACCCTAACTTTAAATGACACCGCTATATAAAACCAaagaccaaaaatcaaaaaatggtcaaaatTTTGTGTTTAGTCCGTGATGATACGCTACAATAGCCGAGTAAAATTTGGTCGAGCGCACATTATGCCCGGCCTCATTCAAACTCACATTAAATGTTCGTCTCTCATCAGGCTCACATTATACCTTCGCCTCATTTTACACTTGCTTATGATTCAAACGTAAGTATAGTGTTCGCCCACCATCATGCGGATTTTATACTTACGCCCCGCTATAAATGGACATTATACCTGCACTCGGTATCATGTCCGCTCgattaaatttggttttggtccgggTTCCAGAACAGATATAGTCTAATATTTGATTTTAATCTGGTTTTTAATCTCTAATCTGTTCGACTGCGTGTGGTTATTTTGACCAAAATTTTGGTTTAAATTGTCCATTGTGGATGCTCTAACGAGTGggggatttttttattatttaatatccTGAATGATTGAGATGTGACTTGCGAGTCATGTGATTCAGGATCACCATTACAGTTCCAACTTTCAACAACCATTCCATGATACTTTCGAAATGGCTCCCACGAGGAAATTAGAACGTGGCTCAACTCTAGTTTAGCATTTTAACTTTAGGCTGAGTCTAGTGGGGAACAAAGCCGGATAATGCAAACTTGAAAATCGTGGAAAAAGCCAAAATCTCCATTCTCTGCTCGAAGGAATGttagaaaggaaaattgataaaagtaaaaaaaatgagGATCCAATCCTCCTttattaattttatattaaaaaaatctaataaaatatCTTATTAACAGACTTTAACTCatttgcaaataaaatatatttaaaacatcttataaaataaatataatataTTTGGACGATGATTAATCTTCTTTCCCTCCCACCACTATACTCAAACCTTTCTGCTAGCTAACGTGGGGACACTGTTGAAGTATCCTGCTCCCTTCTCCAATAGACTCTGTTAAAGTATCCCGTTCCATTCTCTATTAGACTCAGCCTTAGGACGCACCCCTAGTAAGTTCATTCATTGTTTCTTTTTTCTGATTAAAATGAAATTTTGATTGATATGTATACTGCTGGTAGTATCCGTGCTAAAAGTTGCTTTCTGCTTTATGAAAGTAAAAAATTCATAAATTAGTTTGGGTAAAATAATTTCAAGATTATTTCTTGTTGTAGTTGAAAAAAATCCCACAATTACATCCGTTGtaatgataataacacaaagcTTTAGTTATGTGATTCAACCCAAATATTAATGATATTATTCACCACTTTGACACTAATATGATCTTCTGAGGCTCTTTGTATTGGATATATGGtgttcttacaaagattacaagATTAGCTTGTATACAACAATGGAAAAATGAAAGGCGAAAGCTAAGTTCTAATGGcttctttcttttctctctaGGTGAATCCTTTAGTGCCTCTATCAACTGAACTCTCCCTCTCTCTATCATTTTTGAATCCTTATATAGGCAAATGTAATGGTAAAAGACAACTAGGGATCATATGCAAGATCTTATTTGAAGGATCTTGTTCCAGTTTTTCTTATTCGCTGGGCTTTTGAGAACTGTCTTTATCGGTCGCGCTGCTACTTAGTTCTTCGTGCTTCTTACATTGATTGCCGTGTTGTCTTCTTCGTATAACTATTCTTCGCGTAATTATTCTTCGCCTTATTTCTTGATAATTATTATTACTTCATGCTTAAGGTTTTTTGGTTGGAGCGAACTTGTAAATTTGTCTTGTGCGATATTTCGCCCCAACACGTGcgaaccaaaatatttttttttgtaacttctATTCTTGGTATCCGAACATGCTACTAACGAAAATCCGAATATTGTCAGGTACAAAATATTATATTCCCCATCCTAAAGAAAAATAGAACTTGAAAAAGATATATAACGGTTTTGCAATCACctataaacaaaatatttaaatttCCTTAAGTTACATAGCCCATAGTTGTCAATCTTGAACTTGATCTGGCTTTGATGCATTCATCATTTGCGTCCAAGAGGGTGCTTCTGCTCCTTATTTTCCTGAAAGGTAATCAAAATAAGCATCCATTAAAATGATTATTATATCTTTCCCTATCTAGCTATTAAAATTTCAGAAATTTGTATTAGAATTCTTTCTTAAATTCCTCATTCTTTAATATGGAAAAATCAATAAGATAAATGGCACTTAATACCCCTTATAAGCTGCATGTTAGGTTGTTTTTCATTACATTTGTTTTCCACATGAACCAAGCAGCATCAATAGTTGTTGTTAGGCTCAATCTTCCATACTAGATAAAAATTGATCTTCAATCCAAGCATGACCTAAACTAGTGTATGAGCCGGTATCCATGTGATCCAACCTTAAACCAAACTGTAGAATGTAATATCCCAACACAAGTGTATAAGTTATTCCACCTGGTTAGTGTTACAAAAACCACAAAATAAAGACGCTTTATGGGTAAACCTAGACGAGCACTGCCTAATGACAAAGCATTGAAGTATATATTCCATATGAATAATAATTATCTATCTTGGCACCGGTGAAGCACCGACACATCAGTATTGACGCCATGTCCGCGTCAAACGCGTGTGGGACACTGACACGAAACACGTGTAAAAATTTATACTTCATTTTAATAGTTTGGTAACCTTTTGTGTCAAGGAAATCAGTATGATAGTTAATCTTTCTATATGTGAGCTAACTTAACGGCATAACATTGAGTTTTTTCATGTATTTACGTGATTAATGTATTTGATATACTATATCACTATGATCTTAGTGTATAAAAAccattttattgatgtatatatagACGTGTCTGTATCctgatgattttgatttttaccgGTTCCGGTGTCGGTGTCGTATCGTGTCCGTgtcctttttttttcaatttggagTCTTGTTATTCGAAGGGAAAGAAGGGATGTGCATATAAAAATATTCTATGCAGAATCTAGTCAATAcacggtgttagagcattgctcaagtTTGCATTATTTAGTAGGTAACGCAAGTGGTAACAAAAAATCACACGGCAAACCCCTAGGAGAAAAATCCCAAAAAAGGAGTGATCATCATTAGAAGCAGATTTCGAGTTCTTAGCCGGTGAAATGTTAGTTGTACTCATCATGAACAATTGTTGTCGAAACGCTGCTGATCCATGGTTCACTTTCTTTCGGAGCTCAAGACAAAGGTCTAAACCAAAACCCGCTTCCGCATGTATTCAAATAAACTTTATTACTTCCTTTGACATTGGATTTAGATGCAAAAAAATGAATTTAATTTGTGTAACATTTTGGTTCTAACCTAGATTTGTTACCGCCATCATGTTAATTCGCCAAAGTTTTTAATTCTCTCTGATGGATGCGGTCCTTGTGAATTCAAAAATATTGTTTTTCAACTGAGTCAGCTCACCAGGCTGAGTTGGAACTAGGACACATCAACTCGTTATCTTTCCACTGTCAAGAGAGGGGGAGGTGCTCGCTGCTCTATGAAGCCAGCCTGACGCGGTGCCCTCCGCTTTAGTGGTGCCACAAACCCAGACTACGCCAGGATCACGCGACCAACTCCCAGCTTGGAATGGCAAGTCGATAAATATTAAATTGTGCACGCTAGAGCCTACCGAGTAAGAAGCCAAAATTTTGGGGACATTTTTAGCTTGTTTATACTTTACAGTTCACCTGGTGGGCTTGAGAGGACAAATCGCATTCCTCTTATGTCATTCTCCATTGTAGAGTCGAAGTTCATGCCTAGAATTTCAAGTACAGGTAGGAGTTCCTCCATTTTTGGAACTCTGTTACAGCAAAAAAGATCAGTTATTTTTAGTCGCACCATTGTAGTTGCTCTAACTCCCCAATGCACATCACAAAAGCTTGATTCAGAATGAATCTTTCCGGGAATATGCCGAGGGCGTGCTAGTTACAACTAACATGCCACGTTATAAATGAGTCCGAATTTAGTACGGCAGAATAGCCCAGCTTACGTACCCTACATATTTGGGGCCTTCAATCACGCAATAGAGATTTGAACCCCACTTCCCATAGGGATATACCTGCACCATTTTCTGGCCGCTACTTTTTTCTTAATCTTATTTTTCTGATGAGGTCCGTGGGGTACTCTCTGGTAATCAACATTATATAAACCAACCCTTTACACCATATCTCATTCGCCAAAATATATTCACTTCACCAAGAAAATGGCTTCTTATTCCTCTATTTTTGTTTGCAATCTTGTGTTCCTCCTGCTGTCGATTCTTCTTGTATCTGCCTCTTCGGAACAAACAAGTGTCATTGCCTCAATAACACCTTCCTGAGTATATCACCATAGAAGTGATCGATCCGTCACAAATTTGTCTCCTTTTAGTTTATTGTTTTCCGGCATAACCGTAACTTGTCACCATCTTTGTCAAATAGGTGCCACCTTTGGTTTCACATTCCTCTAAAATTCAGAGAAATCTACAACGCTTATACTTCCATATTCATGatctttcttttgattttcatttaGATGGAGTTCGCCGATCAAAACAGATTTCTAATTATGGAGTGAATTTTTGTTGTGTTTATGCAGTAGAGTCGACCGGAACTCCTACAGATAACTATTTCTGTGACACTAACGCCAACGTATACACGACTCAGGAATGGGGTCCAAATAAAGATTGCTTTCTCTGTACACCTTATTGTTATGGTGCATGCGATTCGTTGCGTACCACTTCGGCGTTATCCCCGAAATGCTCATGGCTTTCGGGTACAAAGGTTCGTTGTGTAAAACCCCCatctcctccaccacctccagcATGTCCCCCCCCTGCTCCTCTTCCACCACCCCCACCATGTCCTACTCCTCCTTCGAGCGATAAGTGTGATATTGGAGACGACGTCACTGAGCCTACGATGCCAAGCTCAAATTGCGCTGATTGTACAAATTGGTGTAATGAAGATTGTTCGGAATCAGGAGGGCGTGTGATTGAGAGCAAGTGCGGTATAGGTGAATCTAAATTCGTTAGGCGTTGCAACTGCTGCTGTCGTGGAGGAAAGTCTGTTCTAAAGTTGTCTTAGTTTTCCTTTGCATGTTACCAGGTCTCTGGGATCATGCAGCTAGAAACTACTTCCTTCCTTATCTTTACTGTCGGTTGGCATCATCATCATTCTTAGATGAGATGGGTATTGGatgcaataataaaaaacaatgaaaagtcaaataaataaaagttattgatacttagctcctttctAATTTAAGTGATGGATTTGACGAAACGAGCGACCCCTGAGATCTAGCCAACAGTAACATGGTAAAACTTTGAAAAACAGAGTTATTgatacttgctagagacagtgaacgcgatgtcttgaactgctagtgtTGGATGTAATTCACGAT
This genomic stretch from Papaver somniferum cultivar HN1 chromosome 5, ASM357369v1, whole genome shotgun sequence harbors:
- the LOC113284584 gene encoding C2 domain-containing protein At1g63220-like isoform X2, translated to MPQGILHVILISAKGLKNTDFLSNMDPYAVLTCRTQEKKSGVASGRGSEPEWNQSFIFTISEGSSELLIKLWDNDTGRKDDVIGVATIPLEPVFEGGSVPEGIYNVVKDEEYCGEIKVSLLFSPDEESRGEDEET
- the LOC113284584 gene encoding C2 domain-containing protein At1g63220-like isoform X1, whose amino-acid sequence is MPQGILHVILISAKGLKNTDFLSNMDPYAVLTCRTQEKKSGVASGRGSEPEWNQSFIFTISEGSSELLIKLWDNDTGRKDDVIGVATIPLEPVFEGGSVPEGIYNVVKDEEYCGEIKVSLLFSPDEESRGEDEEN